In Rhodopirellula islandica, the following proteins share a genomic window:
- a CDS encoding type 1 glutamine amidotransferase domain-containing protein encodes MSEQTLNEKRIAFLATDGFEQVELTKPWEAIKSAGADVVLVSPKDGKIQGMNHDEKADQFSVDQNVANVSAEDFDGLVLPGGVANPDTLRTCENSVSFIRDFFKQHKPVAAICHGPWTLIEADVVRGRRVTSWPSLKTDLKNAGAEWVDQECVCDEGLVTSRNPDDLPAFCDKAIEEFAEGKHAAQTV; translated from the coding sequence ATGAGTGAACAAACACTGAACGAAAAGCGGATCGCCTTTCTCGCAACGGACGGTTTCGAGCAAGTCGAATTGACCAAGCCCTGGGAAGCGATCAAATCCGCCGGCGCAGACGTCGTTTTGGTGTCGCCAAAGGATGGAAAAATCCAAGGCATGAACCACGACGAAAAGGCCGATCAGTTTTCGGTCGACCAGAACGTGGCCAACGTCTCAGCGGAGGACTTCGATGGATTGGTCCTGCCTGGCGGTGTCGCGAATCCCGACACCCTCCGGACCTGCGAAAACTCCGTTAGCTTCATCCGTGACTTCTTCAAGCAACACAAACCCGTCGCGGCCATTTGCCACGGACCGTGGACGCTGATCGAGGCGGACGTTGTTCGGGGGCGTCGAGTCACGTCTTGGCCAAGTCTAAAAACTGACCTCAAAAACGCGGGTGCAGAATGGGTGGACCAAGAATGCGTGTGCGATGAAGGGCTGGTGACCAGTCGCAACCCCGATGACCTGCCAGCCTTCTGCGACAAGGCGATCGAAGAATTCGCCGAAGGCAAGCACGCCGCTCAAACGGTCTGA
- a CDS encoding SDR family oxidoreductase, with amino-acid sequence MTTATQQRVQLVDPREAYAKPPFNDQQPMEMPGSTEKMHPSPNHGEDSYQGSGKLQGLNALITGGDSGIGRAIAICYAREGANVAINYLSEDADAKQTAEVAKQSGVDVSVIRGDLREESFCNELVEKTREEHGAIDILVNNAAYQETANDVDEFSTELFDRIFKTNVYAPFWLSRAVMKHLPPGGSIINTVSIQGYDPSPYLLPYASTKSAMLGMTKGLAKLAMDHGVRVNAVAPGPVWTPLIPGSMPEEKFKEFGANSLFGRPAQPIELAPLYVWLASPDASYVTGEVFGCTGGRTPV; translated from the coding sequence ATGACCACCGCCACCCAACAACGCGTGCAGCTCGTCGATCCGCGAGAAGCGTACGCGAAACCTCCGTTCAACGACCAGCAACCAATGGAGATGCCAGGCAGCACGGAGAAGATGCACCCCTCTCCCAATCATGGCGAAGACAGCTACCAAGGCTCTGGCAAATTGCAGGGCCTGAACGCTCTGATCACTGGCGGCGACAGCGGCATCGGTCGTGCGATCGCGATTTGCTACGCTCGAGAGGGAGCCAACGTCGCGATCAACTATCTCTCAGAAGACGCCGATGCAAAGCAAACAGCAGAAGTCGCAAAGCAATCCGGCGTCGATGTCTCCGTGATTCGCGGCGATCTTCGCGAAGAATCCTTTTGCAACGAATTGGTGGAGAAGACTCGCGAAGAACACGGTGCGATTGACATTCTCGTCAACAACGCGGCCTACCAGGAAACCGCCAATGACGTCGACGAATTCTCAACGGAACTGTTCGACCGCATCTTCAAAACCAACGTTTATGCGCCCTTTTGGCTCTCGCGCGCCGTGATGAAACACTTGCCACCAGGGGGGAGCATCATCAACACGGTTTCGATTCAAGGCTACGACCCTTCGCCGTACCTGCTCCCGTATGCTTCCACGAAATCCGCCATGCTGGGAATGACCAAAGGACTGGCCAAACTGGCGATGGACCATGGGGTGCGGGTCAACGCGGTCGCACCAGGTCCCGTCTGGACGCCGCTGATTCCCGGCTCGATGCCAGAAGAAAAGTTCAAGGAATTTGGAGCCAACAGCCTCTTTGGACGTCCGGCTCAACCGATCGAGTTGGCACCGTTGTACGTCTGGTTGGCCAGTCCCGACGCGAGCTACGTTACCGGGGAAGTCTTCGGGTGCACTGGCGGTCGTACACCCGTCTGA
- a CDS encoding C39 family peptidase, with protein sequence MNAMLVMAGLSIAAGWFVFSVAYSDKGQRVMLCLSLAVLAMIYFLFYASGQLFWAKYVPNSAAIVYTNFASIFAALAAGWALRLPQTPAWRRVILSALLGMVSGAAILWPLLSIAIRPAPEGGDQWKNGVAMQTSWATCSPAAAATLLRAEGINVSESDLIPLCLTDSSGTPTLGLYRGIKLVADQHSRSVTVLNETLDEMWDRNDWPVLMAVKLPYGVDDRRYADQWGWIPGMGHSVVALGLTSDGQRMLVGDPSVGLEEWSRDDLRVLWHGDAIRMD encoded by the coding sequence ATGAATGCGATGTTGGTGATGGCCGGGTTGTCGATTGCGGCAGGTTGGTTTGTGTTCTCGGTCGCCTATTCGGACAAAGGTCAGCGGGTGATGTTGTGTTTGTCGCTCGCAGTTCTGGCGATGATCTACTTCCTCTTTTACGCGTCTGGCCAGCTTTTCTGGGCCAAGTATGTGCCCAATTCTGCTGCGATTGTCTACACAAACTTCGCTTCGATCTTCGCTGCACTCGCTGCGGGTTGGGCTTTGCGTCTCCCCCAAACCCCCGCGTGGCGCCGCGTGATCTTGTCCGCTTTGTTGGGGATGGTTTCGGGAGCAGCCATTCTTTGGCCGTTGCTTTCCATCGCAATTCGTCCGGCACCCGAGGGCGGAGATCAATGGAAAAACGGCGTGGCGATGCAGACTTCTTGGGCGACATGCAGTCCCGCTGCAGCAGCGACGCTGCTTCGTGCTGAGGGAATCAACGTGTCTGAATCGGACTTGATCCCGCTTTGTTTGACTGATTCCAGTGGCACGCCAACCCTTGGGTTGTATCGTGGAATCAAATTGGTCGCTGACCAACACAGTCGGTCGGTAACCGTCCTGAATGAGACGCTGGACGAGATGTGGGACCGGAACGATTGGCCAGTCTTGATGGCGGTGAAGTTGCCGTATGGAGTCGATGATCGACGGTACGCTGACCAATGGGGATGGATTCCGGGGATGGGGCACAGTGTTGTTGCACTGGGGCTGACCAGCGACGGGCAACGCATGCTCGTGGGCGACCCGTCGGTCGGGCTCGAGGAGTGGTCGAGAGATGACCTTCGCGTTCTATGGCATGGCGATGCCATCCGCATGGACTGA
- the sbnA gene encoding 2,3-diaminopropionate biosynthesis protein SbnA, giving the protein MNQSASRVCSGVLDAIGGTPLIRLDRFLDRPDIELIVKWEAANPGGSAKDRPAAKMLSEALHRGEIGPGTTIVESTSGNMGIGLAQACRYHGLKFRCVVDPRAQKQNLSIIEALGGTIELVTEPLHGDFLAARIARVCELIETTPNSFWPNQYANTDNPRSHFEGTIREIDETLGGELDVLFVATSSTGTAQGCRDFLKARGRDVQVVAVDSMGSVLFGGASGPRKIPGLGAGKEPRLAAGQRFDHLVRVTDLECVIGCRRAAQREAMVIGGSAGGVLMSVGKMQEQFAGKRCVAVLHDSGTRYLETVFNDQWVAQSLDCSGEELNQLVDSSSFEFSEGVGA; this is encoded by the coding sequence ATGAACCAATCAGCCTCGCGAGTTTGCAGCGGTGTCCTCGATGCGATCGGTGGCACACCACTGATCCGACTCGACCGATTCTTGGACCGACCCGATATCGAGTTGATCGTGAAATGGGAGGCCGCCAATCCGGGCGGAAGTGCCAAGGATCGTCCGGCCGCCAAGATGCTGTCCGAAGCGTTGCACCGCGGTGAGATCGGGCCAGGAACCACCATCGTGGAATCGACGTCGGGCAACATGGGCATTGGTCTGGCGCAAGCGTGTCGGTATCACGGATTGAAGTTTCGCTGCGTCGTGGATCCTCGCGCACAGAAGCAGAACCTTTCGATCATCGAGGCACTCGGTGGCACGATTGAGTTGGTCACTGAACCACTCCATGGCGACTTTCTGGCAGCACGGATCGCGAGAGTCTGCGAGCTGATTGAAACGACACCCAACAGTTTTTGGCCCAATCAATACGCGAACACTGACAACCCGCGATCGCACTTTGAAGGCACCATTCGCGAAATTGATGAGACGCTCGGTGGTGAACTGGATGTGTTGTTCGTGGCCACGAGCAGCACGGGGACCGCGCAAGGTTGCCGGGATTTCCTGAAGGCTCGCGGACGCGACGTGCAGGTCGTCGCGGTCGATTCTATGGGCAGTGTTTTGTTTGGCGGGGCGTCGGGACCTCGCAAAATTCCCGGATTGGGTGCCGGAAAAGAACCCAGGCTGGCGGCAGGCCAACGATTTGATCATCTCGTTCGGGTGACCGATCTGGAATGTGTCATCGGTTGCCGCCGGGCGGCTCAGCGAGAAGCGATGGTGATCGGCGGGTCAGCCGGTGGCGTTCTGATGAGCGTCGGAAAGATGCAAGAACAATTCGCCGGTAAACGCTGTGTCGCAGTGTTGCATGACTCCGGCACGCGTTATCTGGAGACTGTTTTCAACGATCAGTGGGTGGCTCAGTCGCTGGACTGCTCCGGCGAGGAGCTCAATCAATTGGTCGATTCTTCCTCATTTGAGTTTTCGGAAGGGGTGGGCGCATGA
- a CDS encoding NAD(P)-dependent alcohol dehydrogenase, which yields MTDAATLNDRQTMNAMVYEDYGDATVLHPGVVPIPERLPGQVLIDVRASSVNPIDYRLRSGEMKGLLPGGFPRVPGYDVAGVIADCAGDGPFAVGDRVVAFLDTMRGGACADFAVAAIDVTAAIPDSMSFNEAAAIPLAGTTALQSLRDHGGIAKGKQVLINGASGGVGMFAVQIAKSYDCHVDAVASGDNEDFCRSLGADHFYNYETTDFANSSERWDLIFDAAGKSDYWDVKQVLKEGGRYVSTEPDVKGMLMTLVTWPLSKSGTVMLAKPNADDLRTLITLHERGELEITIDAIYPFSQLSQAHKHVENGVERGKVVLTADGSGL from the coding sequence ATGACTGATGCAGCAACGTTGAATGACCGCCAAACCATGAACGCGATGGTCTACGAGGATTACGGCGACGCGACTGTGTTGCATCCCGGCGTCGTTCCAATCCCGGAACGCTTGCCAGGGCAGGTGCTGATTGACGTGCGAGCGTCCAGTGTCAATCCAATTGACTACCGGTTGCGGAGCGGCGAGATGAAAGGGTTGTTGCCGGGTGGGTTTCCTCGGGTTCCCGGCTACGACGTCGCGGGGGTGATCGCGGATTGCGCCGGCGACGGACCCTTTGCGGTTGGAGATCGAGTGGTTGCGTTCCTGGATACGATGCGCGGCGGAGCCTGTGCTGACTTCGCTGTCGCAGCGATTGATGTGACCGCTGCGATTCCCGATTCGATGAGCTTCAATGAAGCCGCCGCCATTCCGCTTGCGGGCACGACTGCGCTCCAGTCTCTCCGAGATCACGGGGGCATTGCGAAAGGCAAGCAGGTTTTGATCAATGGCGCGAGCGGTGGTGTCGGGATGTTTGCAGTGCAAATTGCAAAATCCTACGATTGCCATGTGGATGCCGTCGCAAGCGGGGACAACGAAGATTTTTGCCGGTCACTCGGGGCGGACCACTTTTACAACTACGAAACAACGGATTTTGCCAACTCATCCGAACGCTGGGATTTGATCTTCGACGCGGCGGGAAAATCGGATTACTGGGATGTCAAGCAGGTGCTCAAGGAAGGTGGGCGGTATGTGTCGACGGAGCCCGACGTGAAAGGCATGTTGATGACTTTGGTGACTTGGCCGTTGTCAAAGTCGGGGACAGTGATGTTGGCGAAGCCGAATGCGGACGATTTACGGACGCTGATCACGCTGCATGAACGGGGCGAACTGGAGATCACCATCGACGCGATCTATCCGTTTTCTCAATTGAGCCAAGCACACAAGCATGTGGAAAACGGAGTGGAACGCGGCAAAGTTGTGCTGACCGCTGACGGCAGTGGGCTGTGA
- a CDS encoding FAD/NAD(P)-binding protein produces MNVAISGGSVADDSVASANQSNAPVRLAIVGCGPRGLQCLDALFRKLSSDELARIEITVFEPSTFPGAGCIYNPKQPRMLRMNFASQHIDFWKVDSNQPTPRSGSLIGWLDRNYPEYAASDQFVPRAVVGEYLHECFESVCRRLRRWTKLTVVRRRVKSIRSVTDSTSGSGWLLWDGEDESSFDRVVLTTGHEGLRGSGTVPSSDRETFVFPVETQLSIERVPADCDVWLRGFGLTAIDAIMMLTEGRDGRFEPNDTLPNYVRSGMEPHQIAVHCRSGRPMLAKPTAKVEPITEVFWDPYRARLRECESQHGKLKFHHDIWRILCEAAAGSMVHSGISVTPRDVEEWFRGWSRYKMDEAAARRAMLQSYGVATGSRTIDIPFALGDAWRRLYPQIVKSVSFGGLADKQYKAFQQVAKEMERIAFGPPAESVAKLLRLMREGLVKLSDQSVAPDGAVVVNAVIASPSQADETGPLSQLILRGDVEVDSLTQAIRVSESGHVLGRRKGLAVFGRATEGWIVGNDTLSRTLHSQIQNWADTVAVELHG; encoded by the coding sequence ATGAATGTTGCGATTTCAGGCGGAAGCGTTGCGGACGATTCGGTAGCGAGTGCCAATCAGTCGAATGCTCCAGTTCGCTTAGCAATCGTGGGTTGTGGCCCTCGCGGGTTGCAATGCCTCGACGCATTGTTTCGGAAATTGTCGTCGGACGAATTGGCAAGGATAGAAATCACCGTTTTCGAACCGTCCACGTTTCCCGGTGCGGGGTGCATCTACAATCCGAAACAGCCACGGATGCTGCGAATGAACTTTGCGTCCCAGCACATTGATTTTTGGAAAGTCGATTCCAATCAGCCAACTCCGAGATCGGGCTCGCTGATCGGTTGGCTGGACCGCAACTACCCTGAGTATGCCGCGTCGGATCAATTTGTACCTCGGGCCGTTGTTGGAGAATACTTGCACGAGTGTTTTGAATCGGTCTGCAGAAGATTGCGTCGGTGGACCAAGTTGACGGTTGTCCGTCGCCGGGTGAAATCGATTCGGAGCGTGACGGATTCGACATCAGGCAGTGGATGGTTGCTGTGGGACGGCGAAGACGAAAGTTCTTTCGATCGTGTGGTGTTGACGACCGGTCACGAGGGATTGCGTGGTTCTGGAACAGTGCCTTCGTCGGATCGAGAGACGTTTGTCTTCCCGGTCGAAACCCAACTCTCGATAGAGCGTGTGCCGGCTGACTGCGACGTTTGGCTGCGTGGATTCGGTCTGACCGCGATCGACGCCATCATGATGTTGACGGAAGGGCGTGACGGGCGCTTTGAACCCAATGACACGCTACCAAACTATGTTCGCAGCGGGATGGAGCCGCATCAAATCGCGGTACATTGCCGATCGGGACGCCCGATGTTGGCCAAACCCACAGCGAAGGTGGAGCCAATCACGGAGGTGTTTTGGGATCCCTATCGAGCGAGATTGCGTGAGTGTGAGAGCCAACATGGCAAGCTGAAATTTCACCATGACATTTGGCGAATCCTCTGCGAAGCAGCCGCGGGATCGATGGTGCATTCAGGGATCTCGGTGACTCCGCGAGATGTGGAAGAGTGGTTCCGCGGTTGGTCTCGATACAAGATGGACGAAGCAGCGGCTCGGCGCGCGATGTTGCAGTCGTACGGTGTCGCGACGGGATCTCGCACAATCGACATACCGTTCGCCTTGGGGGATGCATGGCGTCGCCTGTACCCGCAAATCGTGAAGTCAGTGAGTTTTGGGGGGCTGGCGGACAAGCAGTACAAAGCGTTCCAACAGGTCGCGAAGGAGATGGAGCGGATTGCGTTTGGGCCGCCGGCTGAAAGTGTCGCGAAGCTGTTGCGTCTGATGCGGGAAGGTTTGGTAAAACTGAGTGATCAATCGGTGGCACCTGATGGGGCTGTTGTCGTCAACGCCGTGATTGCCTCACCGAGTCAGGCCGACGAAACAGGCCCACTTTCACAGCTCATCTTGCGTGGTGACGTCGAGGTGGATTCGCTGACGCAGGCGATTCGTGTGAGTGAGTCCGGTCATGTCCTTGGCCGGCGCAAGGGACTCGCGGTGTTCGGACGTGCCACCGAGGGTTGGATCGTCGGCAATGACACCCTTTCGCGAACGTTGCATTCACAAATTCAAAATTGGGCCGACACAGTCGCGGTGGAGTTGCATGGATAA
- a CDS encoding dihydrolipoyl dehydrogenase family protein yields MSSKQFDLVVLGTGPSGGTVASKIARSGKRVALVDSRTFGGVCALRGCNPKKVYVNAGQLVDQVHRGNGRLVSDASLQIDWKQLHAFKTEFTQPVADKKEQSFQDDGIKTFHGVARFVAPDTIDVVGTKLTAERFLIATGGRPRELSFAGAENVTRSDEFLELETLPDHVVFIGGGYISLEFAGVVARAGRRVTVIEKNARVLAGFDPDLVDQLTGSLRDNGVQFQLNAEISRVEKSKDGRLQIHFANQESPLPCGLAIHGAGRVPNIDELCLSQGEIVHGENGVTVNSFMQNPTNPRVFATGDCADNGMPRLTPVANEDARIAAKNLFSEKLDRVPDYGHVPKVAFTIPSIASVGLSEEEARQTNHNLDVLSDDISSWGSVRKIGPTVAGYKLLIDSKTDVILGAHLLGPSAEETINLFALAMKFNLTATDMKSTLFAFPTFASDVRSML; encoded by the coding sequence ATGAGCAGCAAACAATTTGATTTGGTGGTCCTGGGAACGGGGCCTTCCGGCGGCACAGTCGCCTCGAAAATCGCTCGGTCAGGCAAACGCGTTGCGTTGGTCGACTCGAGGACATTCGGGGGCGTCTGTGCACTGCGTGGATGCAATCCCAAGAAAGTTTATGTCAACGCGGGTCAATTGGTCGACCAAGTCCACCGTGGCAACGGTCGGCTTGTTTCAGACGCGTCGCTCCAAATTGACTGGAAGCAGCTTCACGCGTTCAAAACGGAGTTCACTCAACCCGTCGCCGACAAGAAGGAACAATCGTTCCAAGACGACGGGATCAAGACGTTTCATGGGGTCGCACGATTTGTCGCACCAGACACGATTGACGTCGTTGGCACGAAACTGACCGCCGAGCGATTTTTGATCGCCACCGGCGGCAGGCCGCGTGAATTATCGTTCGCTGGCGCAGAGAATGTCACCCGCAGTGATGAGTTTCTGGAACTGGAAACGTTGCCCGATCATGTGGTCTTCATTGGCGGCGGTTACATTTCGTTGGAGTTTGCTGGCGTCGTTGCCCGCGCCGGACGCCGGGTCACCGTCATCGAAAAGAACGCTCGAGTACTCGCGGGTTTCGACCCCGATCTTGTCGATCAACTCACTGGCTCTCTCCGTGACAACGGGGTTCAGTTCCAACTGAACGCGGAGATCTCCCGTGTCGAGAAATCGAAAGACGGTCGGCTGCAAATTCACTTTGCCAATCAGGAATCCCCTCTTCCATGTGGACTTGCGATTCATGGGGCGGGCCGCGTCCCGAACATTGACGAACTCTGCCTTTCTCAAGGCGAAATCGTACACGGCGAGAATGGGGTCACAGTCAATTCATTCATGCAAAACCCGACCAACCCACGCGTCTTCGCAACCGGCGACTGCGCCGACAATGGGATGCCGCGATTGACTCCTGTCGCAAATGAAGACGCGAGAATTGCGGCGAAGAACCTGTTCTCCGAAAAGCTGGATCGGGTTCCCGACTACGGGCATGTTCCCAAGGTCGCATTCACGATTCCAAGCATCGCGTCCGTTGGATTGTCAGAGGAGGAAGCCCGTCAAACCAATCACAACCTGGATGTCCTGAGCGACGACATCTCGTCCTGGGGAAGTGTCCGCAAGATTGGACCAACTGTCGCCGGTTACAAGCTTCTCATTGATTCGAAAACCGATGTGATTCTTGGCGCTCACTTGCTCGGCCCATCCGCGGAAGAAACGATCAACTTGTTTGCACTGGCGATGAAGTTCAATCTGACCGCAACCGACATGAAGTCGACCTTGTTCGCGTTCCCCACCTTCGCGTCCGATGTCCGCTCAATGCTTTGA
- a CDS encoding DUF3140 domain-containing protein, which translates to MATSLSEKQEEIYEEFYDLVNMQPKEIEDWLETDESKSVGQTKDGAEESVGRQSARKIIEIKRTNKSELSDEQLDHMQKVCGYIKRHAAQEPDGDVSETDWCYSLKNWGHDPSK; encoded by the coding sequence ATGGCGACCAGCTTGTCTGAGAAGCAAGAAGAAATCTATGAAGAGTTCTACGACCTCGTCAACATGCAGCCCAAAGAGATCGAGGATTGGTTGGAGACCGACGAGTCCAAATCAGTCGGGCAAACGAAAGACGGTGCCGAAGAGTCTGTCGGTCGGCAATCCGCTCGCAAGATCATCGAAATCAAACGCACCAACAAGTCGGAGCTTTCAGACGAGCAATTGGATCACATGCAAAAGGTTTGTGGGTACATCAAGCGGCACGCGGCGCAAGAACCCGATGGGGATGTTTCAGAAACGGACTGGTGCTACAGCCTCAAGAATTGGGGCCACGATCCATCGAAGTAG
- a CDS encoding carboxymuconolactone decarboxylase family protein produces MAYAQPLSINEAPDAAKPILEAIEEKFGQSMNIFSTLAHQPDVLGGMTQINDGLQNDLPAKYRELAYYKASQLNSCDYCSHYHRQAAKKAGLSEQQLDSMNVSAGDLFDDKEQAVLKYAEQLTTKANVDASVVKELKLFLNEKQLVTLAAAVALANFTNRVNHGLDIELP; encoded by the coding sequence ATGGCGTATGCACAACCACTGTCGATCAACGAAGCTCCCGACGCAGCCAAACCAATCCTCGAGGCCATCGAAGAAAAGTTCGGCCAGTCAATGAACATCTTCAGCACGTTGGCACACCAGCCAGACGTTCTAGGTGGCATGACTCAGATCAACGATGGGCTGCAGAACGATTTGCCAGCCAAATATCGAGAGCTGGCGTACTACAAAGCGTCCCAGTTGAATTCGTGCGACTACTGTTCCCACTACCACCGCCAAGCAGCGAAGAAAGCGGGTTTGTCGGAACAACAACTGGACTCAATGAACGTCAGCGCAGGTGACCTGTTCGATGACAAGGAACAGGCGGTTCTGAAGTACGCCGAGCAATTGACGACTAAGGCAAACGTTGACGCATCGGTTGTGAAGGAACTCAAGTTGTTCCTCAACGAAAAACAACTGGTCACCCTGGCCGCTGCGGTGGCACTCGCCAACTTCACCAATCGTGTCAATCACGGATTGGACATCGAACTGCCATGA